In Microbulbifer pacificus, the genomic stretch CCAATTAACGCTCCGCTTGCGGCACCACTGGCAAAACCGCCCACAAAGCTTCCGCCTCTCATAGCGTTGCCTGTGCGTTGAATCAATCCGCCGATAAACGCACCAGCTGCTATAGTAGCAACTCCACCGTTGACTTGATTAATCTCTTCATCAGAAAGAGAGCGCATTTGGGGAGTAACAGAAGAAGACTTCATATACCTTCCTTTGTATGACTATTTAGAAGTGAGCCGGCCTGATACCACACTGGCCCAATCCCATTGAATCAATGGGTAAGCACAAAAATCTACTGTAAAGCTTTAGCTTAAGATTTTCTTACTTCTGTGGAGTTATAATCGAATCTGGTGTTTGCAGGATTGAAAGAGAACTAAGTGTTCGAGAGTAACCTAGAAAAAAGATAGATTCAGACAGAGTGTATGGCTCTGCCTGAATCTAGGTGGGCATTCGCCCGAAGACAACAAACTTTGCTACGTAGGGACCGCAATGGAATCTATAGTGCAAAACTTCTTGGATTATAGGAACCCACCACCCCAAAGACTCAGAAAATTCTCAACTTGAGTGTTTTAGTGGCCTGACTCATTGAACACCTCTTGATCAACCCAAAAATAGCGTCTTGTTCACCGAAACAATGCCTGCGGTAAAGTGACAGAGTTAGCGCTATCACCAATGCTATAAATGAGGCTTGCGCGAGCAAGTAGATAAATTATCCGGCAAGAAATGCGAAGCTGTCTGCTGTCAACTCGGAAAGTTGGGTATTAATTAATGTAATAGAAGATCCATCATTTGCGAGAATAGAAACATTTGAACCGCTTTGCGTTGCTGCGCTGAGTACAGACTCCATACCACTGAAAATATCGCTATGGAAAATTAGCACATCTGAGCCACTCTGGAAGTCATTGACGGTGTCGGACCCAAAATCAAGGGCGGAAAAAACAAATAGATCATTACCCTCGCCCCCCTCAAGGAAATCATTCCCGCCCCCCCCATTCAGCGCATCATTACCACCCTCTCCTCGAAGAATATCATTACCGGTCCCGCCAAATAATTGGTCGTCACCACGACCCGCCCAAACTCTATCATTACCATCACCGCCATAAATGATGTCAATACCACCAGCGAGTTCGTTGTTATCAAAAATATCGTCGCCATCACCTAGATCGGCGTAAGTACCCAATGAGCTTCCGTAAATGATGTCGTCAAAGCTTGAGCCAACAATTCCCTCAATGGATTCGAACCTATCTCCGTCAGCATCTCCTCCTGTGCCGACAGCATCATTGGACCAGTAGGTTTCAGCTGCCCCATATTGATCTGTAGCCTCCAAGGTGAGAATCACACCGTCAGTGGATGATGAGTAGTCTGCGGTATCAAATCCAGCTCCACCTAGGAGATAATCAGCCCCCGCCCCTCCAACCAAGGTGTCATCTCCGAGGTGGCCAACAAGGTAATCATTCCCCCTAAGACCAAAAATTATATCGTTATTTTTTGTTCCTTCTAGAAAGTCATTTCCATCTGTTCCATTTATATATGACATGGAGCGCCTCAATTTATTAATCACTTTTTGTGGTGCAGAAATAGATATACCTTCTTACATAACAACCAATTTCGGACGCGAATGGAATGTATACCTAACTGCTCGAAGGCTATCTGGGTTGGAATTTACTCTAAGACAACAGCACTTTGCTACTTGGAAACCCTAGCGGGATCCATAGTGTAAGACTTCCAAGCTTATAGGAACCCACCACCTCAATAATTCAGAACCTTCTTAACTTGGTAGCTCAATTCATAGAGTGGATTGATCGGTTTGCGAGGATTGAAGACATACTCTCCTTTGTCATTATGAGCCGCACCATTGTTTTAGATCGGTACACCTGACGCAAGGTCGTAGTTCAGAAGCGATTTTCTCTTGGTACATCAACGGCTTGCAGCCATTTTTCCCGACAAAGATTGACTCTACCAAGATTTTTCCCTTGAGGCACTTTTCCGCCTTGTAGGCGATTTCCCTTAATACAGATACATCAAAGCCCCTGGGCGCCCAGCGGCCGGGGGCTTGTTGGTTTGGGGACTGCGGTGCGGGAGAACTGGCTCAGGCCAGCACGTCCAGGCCCTTGCGATCCACCAGATTCA encodes the following:
- a CDS encoding calcium-binding protein, whose protein sequence is MSYINGTDGNDFLEGTKNNDIIFGLRGNDYLVGHLGDDTLVGGAGADYLLGGAGFDTADYSSSTDGVILTLEATDQYGAAETYWSNDAVGTGGDADGDRFESIEGIVGSSFDDIIYGSSLGTYADLGDGDDIFDNNELAGGIDIIYGGDGNDRVWAGRGDDQLFGGTGNDILRGEGGNDALNGGGGNDFLEGGEGNDLFVFSALDFGSDTVNDFQSGSDVLIFHSDIFSGMESVLSAATQSGSNVSILANDGSSITLINTQLSELTADSFAFLAG